One region of Cobetia sp. cqz5-12 genomic DNA includes:
- a CDS encoding 6-carboxytetrahydropterin synthase, producing MTSKTLFVRALTAVDASVWSNTRGLHGISQHLDLELDGAVGHDGMLFDFGDVKPWAKRMIDQDADHTLIVPSQAEGVSVTDCPEGLCLRFTQPYAMEVRGPRQAFCLLPVAEVTTVVLANHFEKLLTRRLPPRVEALRVRLRDECIEGAAYTYSHGLRHHSGNCQRIAHGHRSPLVIERNGVRDTALEAEWAEKLNDRYLAEEGDLIDRPGRELVFSYEAPQGRFRIRLPRKQVWLLPTPTTIEWIADWLARQIALDSGDSIRVEAYEGINKGAIARHTPETARQPLVLPEHEEMPVPS from the coding sequence ATGACTTCCAAGACCCTGTTCGTCAGGGCCCTCACCGCGGTGGATGCCTCGGTGTGGAGCAATACTCGCGGCCTGCATGGCATCAGTCAGCATCTGGACCTGGAGCTGGACGGCGCCGTCGGCCATGACGGCATGCTGTTCGACTTCGGCGACGTCAAGCCGTGGGCCAAGCGCATGATCGACCAGGACGCCGATCACACCTTGATCGTGCCCAGTCAGGCCGAAGGCGTGAGCGTCACGGACTGCCCGGAAGGACTGTGTCTGCGCTTCACCCAGCCCTATGCCATGGAAGTGCGCGGCCCGCGTCAGGCCTTCTGCCTGCTGCCGGTGGCCGAGGTCACCACCGTGGTGCTGGCCAACCACTTCGAGAAGCTGCTGACGCGCCGCCTGCCGCCGCGCGTCGAGGCGCTGCGCGTGCGCCTGCGCGATGAGTGCATCGAGGGTGCCGCCTACACCTACAGCCATGGCCTGCGTCATCACAGCGGCAACTGTCAGCGTATCGCGCATGGTCACCGCTCTCCGCTGGTCATCGAACGCAATGGCGTGCGTGACACGGCACTGGAAGCCGAGTGGGCCGAGAAGCTCAATGACCGCTACCTGGCCGAAGAAGGCGATCTGATCGACCGTCCCGGCCGTGAGCTGGTGTTCAGCTATGAGGCACCGCAGGGCAGATTCCGCATTCGCCTGCCGCGCAAGCAGGTCTGGTTGCTGCCGACACCGACCACCATCGAGTGGATCGCCGACTGGCTGGCGCGCCAGATCGCTCTCGACAGCGGTGACAGCATTCGCGTCGAAGCCTATGAAGGGATCAACAAGGGCGCCATCGCGCGGCACACGCCAGAGACCGCCCGCCAGCCGCTGGTGCTGCCTGAGCATGAGGAAATGCCCGTCCCATCATGA
- a CDS encoding NADP-dependent oxidoreductase, translating into MQTRYYTITDYPKGTPERDLFQLREEELSELGEGEVRIRNSWLSVDPYMRGRMSGVKTYIDPFELNEPLQGAAVGEVIESRDSRFKSGDKVRHMGGWRDIAQLSGDQVEPLPSIDVPEQAYLGVLGMPGMTAWTGLNIIAEMKEGDNVLVSAASGAVGSLAVQLAKAKGGTVVGIAGSQEKLDWLEARGVKAVSYKGKDAEQLTKALKEACPDGFDVYYENVGGDCLVAALNNLNVGARIAVCGMISSYNDTEVAAGPSNISMILIRRARMQGFIVFDHWDNYSRFLEEVGPQVAKGDIDYEETVEEGLEQTPDAFLKLFTGANKGKMLVRL; encoded by the coding sequence ATGCAGACACGCTATTACACGATCACCGACTATCCGAAAGGTACCCCGGAACGCGACCTGTTCCAGTTGCGTGAAGAGGAGTTGAGCGAGCTCGGCGAAGGCGAGGTGCGCATTCGCAACAGCTGGCTGTCCGTGGATCCCTACATGCGTGGCCGCATGAGCGGGGTGAAGACCTATATCGACCCCTTCGAGCTCAATGAGCCGCTGCAGGGCGCAGCCGTCGGTGAAGTGATCGAGTCACGTGACTCTCGCTTCAAGAGCGGCGACAAGGTCCGTCACATGGGCGGCTGGCGTGATATCGCGCAGCTCTCTGGTGATCAGGTTGAGCCGCTGCCGAGCATCGATGTGCCGGAGCAGGCCTACCTGGGCGTGCTGGGCATGCCGGGCATGACCGCCTGGACCGGCCTCAACATCATCGCCGAGATGAAAGAGGGTGATAACGTGCTGGTCAGCGCGGCCTCCGGTGCGGTCGGCTCGCTCGCCGTGCAGCTGGCCAAGGCCAAGGGTGGCACTGTCGTCGGCATCGCCGGCAGTCAGGAAAAGCTGGATTGGCTGGAGGCGCGCGGCGTCAAGGCGGTCAGCTACAAGGGCAAGGATGCTGAGCAGCTGACGAAAGCGCTCAAGGAGGCCTGCCCGGACGGTTTCGATGTCTACTACGAGAACGTCGGTGGTGACTGCCTGGTGGCGGCGCTCAACAACCTGAACGTCGGTGCACGCATCGCCGTCTGCGGCATGATCTCCAGCTACAACGATACCGAGGTGGCGGCGGGCCCCTCCAATATCTCGATGATCCTGATTCGCCGGGCGCGCATGCAGGGCTTCATCGTCTTCGATCACTGGGACAACTACAGCCGCTTCCTCGAGGAAGTGGGGCCGCAGGTCGCCAAGGGCGATATCGACTACGAAGAGACGGTGGAAGAGGGACTGGAACAGACGCCGGACGCCTTCCTCAAGCTGTTCACAGGCGCCAACAAGGGCAAGATGCTGGTACGTCTGTAA
- the queE gene encoding 7-carboxy-7-deazaguanine synthase yields the protein MYTVKEAFYTLQGEGARAGRASVFCRFAGCNLWSGREQDRDTSVCRFCDTDFVGTNGQNGGKFRTASELADFLASLWPEHSGIATPYVVFTGGEPLLQLDHELVDAMHARGFEIAVETNGTVAPPAGIDWLCVSPKGASELVLTGGDELKLVYPQPEALPERFVSLDFAHFYLQPLDTAALDALPAPAAAREHYREVLATDTPMNQCVSYCMANPQWQLSLQTHKISGID from the coding sequence ATGTATACGGTAAAGGAAGCGTTCTACACCCTGCAGGGCGAAGGTGCTCGCGCAGGGCGCGCCAGCGTGTTCTGCCGCTTTGCGGGCTGCAATCTGTGGAGTGGTCGTGAGCAGGATCGCGACACCTCGGTCTGTCGCTTCTGCGACACCGATTTCGTCGGCACCAATGGCCAGAATGGCGGCAAGTTCCGCACGGCAAGCGAGCTGGCGGACTTCCTGGCCAGCCTGTGGCCGGAACACTCCGGCATCGCCACGCCCTATGTGGTCTTCACCGGCGGTGAGCCACTGTTGCAGCTCGACCACGAACTGGTGGACGCGATGCACGCCCGCGGCTTCGAGATCGCGGTGGAGACCAACGGCACCGTCGCGCCGCCCGCCGGCATCGACTGGCTATGCGTCAGCCCCAAGGGTGCCAGCGAGCTGGTCCTCACCGGCGGCGATGAGCTCAAGCTCGTCTACCCGCAGCCGGAGGCGCTGCCGGAGCGCTTCGTCAGTCTGGACTTCGCGCACTTCTATCTGCAGCCACTGGATACCGCCGCCCTGGATGCCCTGCCCGCGCCAGCCGCCGCTCGCGAGCATTATCGCGAGGTACTGGCGACGGATACGCCGATGAACCAGTGCGTCAGTTACTGCATGGCCAATCCCCAGTGGCAGCTATCGCTGCAGACTCACAAGATCAGTGGTATCGATTGA
- a CDS encoding LysR family transcriptional regulator: protein MHLAELARHDLNTLVALHALLETRSVSRAAERLNLSQPAVSRTLGRLREAFDDPLFVRAQRGLRPTARAEALRQPLARLLQELGALLAPPEFSPEDSQRRFQLATTDYGMHAFVAPQIAPLHAQAPGIRLDIQAYGGNVEQQLEEGGPELAMCVPTAKVPAGVHGREIGDDQFVCVMRQDHPLAAKETLSLEDFVAASHQLISMGGDERGAVDLKLAELGLSRQVVMRQPHFLAAFSVTCHSDLLLCVPGCLAISMLDQLPLVLRPLPIAINRFSYWLVWHERLHHDAGHRWLRQSLSTGIQARHRELSHRLRQRLGS from the coding sequence ATGCACCTGGCTGAACTTGCCCGCCATGATCTCAATACGCTGGTCGCGCTGCATGCGCTGCTGGAAACCCGCAGCGTGTCGCGGGCCGCTGAGCGCCTCAATCTGAGCCAGCCTGCGGTGTCTCGCACCCTGGGGCGGCTGCGCGAGGCCTTCGATGACCCCCTGTTCGTGCGCGCGCAACGCGGTCTGCGCCCCACCGCACGCGCAGAGGCCCTCAGACAGCCCCTCGCACGCCTGCTGCAGGAGCTGGGCGCCCTGCTGGCACCGCCCGAGTTCTCGCCTGAAGATAGCCAACGTCGCTTCCAGCTGGCCACCACCGATTACGGCATGCACGCCTTCGTGGCGCCCCAGATCGCCCCGCTGCACGCGCAGGCACCCGGCATCCGTCTGGATATCCAGGCCTACGGCGGCAATGTCGAACAGCAACTCGAGGAAGGCGGGCCGGAGCTTGCGATGTGCGTGCCCACCGCCAAGGTGCCGGCCGGCGTGCATGGGCGCGAGATCGGGGATGACCAGTTCGTCTGCGTGATGCGCCAGGACCACCCGCTGGCAGCGAAGGAGACATTGAGTCTGGAGGACTTCGTCGCCGCCAGCCATCAATTGATCAGCATGGGCGGTGATGAGCGTGGTGCGGTGGATCTCAAGCTGGCGGAGCTGGGCTTGAGTCGGCAGGTCGTCATGCGCCAGCCCCACTTCCTGGCCGCCTTCAGTGTCACCTGCCATAGCGATCTGCTGCTATGCGTTCCGGGCTGCCTGGCCATCAGCATGCTGGATCAGCTACCGCTGGTGCTGCGCCCGCTGCCCATCGCCATCAACCGCTTCTCCTACTGGCTGGTGTGGCACGAACGCCTGCATCATGACGCCGGGCATCGCTGGCTGCGTCAATCTCTCTCGACAGGCATTCAAGCCCGCCACCGCGAACTCTCCCATCGGCTGCGTCAGCGGCTGGGCTCGTGA
- a CDS encoding SurA N-terminal domain-containing protein, with protein MLQRIRDRSHGWVAKTIVGFIVVTFAFFGVESIIGAFTASSDDVATVNGETISRQAVETEVQRAIRSGQVAPEQEREARNQIINQMIDSRLLDQYAEEGGLHMSDAQLDQLIVSIPDFQDDKGRFDADLFRNRLASAGYSPTSFRQQLSSDTLRQQLTDGFAASAFVLPGEEEKLSQLQRQTRSFRYATLSSADLDAPVTVSEDELKAWYDSHQDNYRRPAQVKLAYVLLDQNELASGGDISEDTLKVEYAAKRADAPREIAHIMVEKGDDDAAARAKLEGARDALANGEDFAEVAAEVSEDSSTAEDGGELGVITRGIFGEDFDDAAFALDEGQVSDIVDTGDSLHLIKVTGLDIAPFEDMRDELLTQARQAASRDTFNEKAQQLKDESFAADDLASVAEDLDLPLEKTDWVAQENDDELLSEPGVMAAAFGDEVLEDGYNSDVIELDDSRRLVLRVLEQRPATTLALDEVKQQVQREAKADKTAKALEALAEKRLETLRQGGSLEGIDWQQADDVSRQASTQLPQSLVKQAFTLAHPQDGQPVYGKASLSGGIALIALTEIGEAEPGEMDQFLSRLATRLRAQAAVTGLQESLRERAEIERN; from the coding sequence TCGTCACCTTTGCCTTCTTTGGTGTTGAGTCGATCATTGGCGCCTTCACTGCCAGCAGTGACGACGTGGCCACGGTCAATGGCGAAACCATCAGCCGCCAGGCGGTGGAAACCGAAGTCCAGCGTGCCATCCGTTCTGGCCAGGTAGCGCCGGAACAGGAGCGCGAGGCACGCAATCAGATCATCAACCAGATGATCGATTCCCGCCTGCTGGATCAATATGCCGAGGAAGGCGGCCTGCACATGTCCGATGCGCAACTCGATCAACTGATCGTGAGCATTCCGGACTTCCAGGATGACAAGGGGCGCTTCGATGCTGACCTGTTCCGCAATCGTCTGGCCAGCGCCGGCTATTCTCCCACCTCCTTCCGTCAGCAGCTGAGCAGCGACACCCTGCGTCAGCAGTTGACCGATGGCTTTGCCGCCAGTGCCTTCGTGCTGCCGGGCGAAGAAGAGAAGCTCAGCCAGTTGCAGCGTCAGACGCGTAGCTTCCGTTATGCCACGTTGAGCAGCGCGGACCTCGATGCGCCGGTGACGGTCAGCGAAGACGAGCTCAAGGCCTGGTATGACAGCCACCAGGACAACTACCGTCGCCCGGCACAGGTCAAGCTGGCCTACGTGCTGCTGGACCAGAACGAGCTGGCCAGCGGTGGCGATATCAGCGAAGACACGCTGAAGGTCGAATACGCGGCCAAGCGTGCCGATGCGCCGCGGGAAATCGCGCACATCATGGTCGAGAAGGGTGACGATGATGCGGCGGCACGTGCCAAGCTCGAGGGCGCACGTGACGCGCTCGCCAACGGCGAAGACTTCGCCGAGGTGGCGGCCGAGGTCTCGGAAGACAGCTCCACGGCCGAGGACGGCGGTGAGCTTGGCGTGATCACCCGCGGCATCTTCGGCGAAGACTTCGATGACGCGGCCTTCGCGCTGGATGAGGGTCAGGTCTCGGATATCGTCGATACCGGCGACAGCTTGCACCTGATCAAGGTGACCGGTCTGGATATCGCGCCCTTCGAGGACATGCGCGACGAGCTGCTGACGCAAGCCCGTCAGGCCGCTTCCCGCGACACCTTCAACGAGAAGGCGCAGCAGCTGAAGGACGAGAGCTTCGCGGCGGATGATCTGGCCAGCGTCGCCGAGGATCTGGACCTGCCGCTTGAGAAGACTGACTGGGTCGCGCAGGAAAACGATGACGAACTGCTGTCCGAGCCGGGTGTGATGGCAGCCGCCTTCGGTGACGAAGTGCTGGAAGATGGCTACAACAGTGACGTCATCGAACTGGATGACAGCCGTCGTCTGGTGCTGCGCGTCCTCGAGCAGCGTCCGGCCACCACGCTGGCACTGGATGAGGTCAAGCAGCAGGTGCAGCGCGAAGCCAAGGCCGACAAGACCGCCAAGGCACTCGAGGCACTGGCCGAGAAGCGTCTGGAGACGCTGCGCCAGGGCGGATCACTCGAGGGGATCGACTGGCAGCAGGCTGACGATGTCAGCCGTCAGGCCAGCACCCAGCTGCCGCAGAGTCTGGTCAAGCAGGCCTTCACGCTGGCGCACCCGCAGGATGGCCAGCCGGTCTACGGCAAGGCGTCACTGAGTGGTGGCATCGCGCTGATCGCTCTCACCGAGATCGGCGAGGCCGAGCCGGGCGAGATGGACCAGTTCCTCTCGCGTCTGGCCACGCGTCTGCGTGCTCAGGCCGCAGTCACGGGCCTGCAGGAATCTCTGCGTGAGCGTGCCGAGATCGAGCGCAACTGA
- a CDS encoding iron-containing alcohol dehydrogenase: protein MQDFTYQNPTRVHFGAGQIAKVRDEIPADARVLVTYGGGSIKKNGVMDQVEAALEDHQWWSFGGIEPNPSYHTLLEALEVIKREKVDYLLAVGGGSVADGSKFLALAACHAGDPWEILAEGKHPETALPLGVVLTLPATGSESNGNAVVTNYETHDKLPMFSELAYPRFAVLDPATTLTLPERQSVNGVVDAFVHVSEQYLTYPVNAPVQDRFSEGLLLTLIEEGPKVLSQPDDLAVRANIMWAANLGLNGLIGRGVPQDWATHMIGHEITALHGVDHGRTLTIVMPALWEEMFEAKRAKLVQYGRRVWGLDGDDESVARAAIDKTREFFTRMGAPVSLSEAGIGADSIDQLVDNLARHGFTAIGEHGDITPDVARRILTRAA, encoded by the coding sequence ATGCAGGACTTTACCTATCAGAACCCGACCCGCGTGCACTTCGGTGCCGGCCAGATCGCCAAGGTGCGTGACGAGATTCCCGCCGATGCCCGCGTGCTGGTCACCTATGGGGGTGGCTCCATCAAGAAGAACGGCGTGATGGATCAGGTGGAAGCGGCACTGGAGGACCATCAGTGGTGGAGCTTCGGCGGCATCGAGCCGAATCCGAGCTATCACACCCTGCTGGAAGCGCTGGAGGTCATCAAGCGCGAGAAGGTCGATTATCTGCTGGCAGTCGGGGGAGGCAGCGTCGCCGATGGCAGCAAGTTCCTCGCGCTGGCCGCCTGTCACGCCGGTGATCCGTGGGAGATTCTCGCCGAAGGCAAGCATCCCGAGACGGCATTGCCGCTGGGCGTGGTGCTGACCCTGCCGGCCACTGGCTCCGAGTCCAACGGCAATGCCGTGGTCACCAATTACGAGACCCACGACAAGCTGCCGATGTTCAGCGAACTGGCCTACCCGCGCTTCGCGGTGCTGGACCCGGCCACCACCCTGACCCTGCCGGAGCGCCAGAGCGTCAACGGTGTCGTCGATGCCTTCGTGCACGTCAGCGAGCAGTATTTGACCTACCCGGTCAACGCGCCGGTCCAGGATCGCTTCTCCGAGGGTCTGTTGCTGACCTTGATCGAGGAAGGCCCCAAGGTACTGAGCCAGCCGGATGATCTGGCCGTGCGCGCCAACATCATGTGGGCCGCCAATCTGGGCCTCAACGGTCTGATCGGGCGTGGTGTGCCGCAGGACTGGGCCACCCACATGATCGGTCACGAGATCACCGCACTGCACGGTGTCGATCATGGCCGCACCCTGACCATCGTGATGCCGGCACTGTGGGAAGAAATGTTCGAGGCCAAGCGTGCCAAGCTGGTGCAGTATGGTCGTCGTGTCTGGGGACTGGACGGTGATGACGAAAGCGTCGCCCGCGCTGCCATCGACAAGACGCGTGAATTCTTCACCCGCATGGGCGCGCCGGTATCGTTGAGCGAAGCCGGCATCGGTGCCGACAGCATCGACCAGCTGGTCGACAACCTGGCACGTCATGGCTTCACTGCCATCGGCGAGCACGGTGACATCACGCCGGACGTGGCGCGTCGTATCCTGACCCGCGCTGCCTGA
- a CDS encoding YkgJ family cysteine cluster protein, giving the protein MTQTAHHFAATPASGCRAGCGGCCIAPSISSPIPGMPNGKPAGVRCVQLDDENLCKLFGTPQRPAVCGNFDFDIELCGNSSEEALRLIGEWERLT; this is encoded by the coding sequence ATGACGCAGACCGCCCACCACTTCGCGGCCACTCCCGCATCCGGCTGCCGCGCCGGCTGCGGGGGGTGCTGCATCGCGCCTTCCATCTCGAGTCCGATTCCCGGCATGCCCAATGGCAAGCCGGCAGGCGTGCGCTGCGTGCAATTGGATGACGAGAATCTGTGCAAGCTGTTCGGAACGCCACAACGACCGGCCGTGTGTGGCAACTTCGACTTCGATATCGAGCTGTGTGGCAATTCAAGCGAAGAGGCCCTGCGCCTGATCGGCGAGTGGGAGCGCCTGACGTGA
- a CDS encoding CobW family GTP-binding protein → MSLASRGADTGDASTDLARHTRIPVHLITGFLGTGKSSFIQALVAAKPADEHWAILVNEFGQVGIDQALFAGREDVSVKGLPGGCLCCQLAFVLQAGLVSLIHQTRPDRLIIEPSGLGHPAGLIDVLRSEGLASALELEEVITLLDPRALDDTRTREHGTFQDQLTLAGGVVLSKRDLATDEQLAAAHEFLEGMWPRKRWVGELGRADGESQPAQARMDGQEVALIDWLLPAGRESHRQGGLHASDAHHVSEDRENQPEISMPAAHRAARDRARLAQETSTSEKLSASGVMPLPGAPVIEQAEGLEHASLGWRIVAGEVFDLDQLTRWLDGLPRDWRVKGIFHTTEGWRSYNRAKGRAELAPSSWREDSRLELIAPLEQQGQEGMATALPLADSRQLNAALLACRSEGAARPFNFFGE, encoded by the coding sequence ATGTCTCTGGCTTCACGCGGCGCCGATACCGGCGACGCCTCGACGGATTTAGCACGTCACACGCGGATACCGGTGCATCTGATCACCGGCTTTCTGGGAACCGGCAAGAGCAGCTTCATCCAGGCACTGGTCGCGGCCAAGCCGGCGGATGAGCATTGGGCGATCCTGGTCAATGAATTCGGGCAGGTAGGCATCGATCAGGCACTGTTTGCCGGACGCGAGGATGTCAGCGTCAAGGGGCTGCCCGGCGGGTGCCTGTGCTGTCAGCTGGCCTTCGTGCTGCAGGCGGGACTGGTCAGCCTGATCCATCAGACCCGGCCTGATCGTCTGATCATCGAGCCCTCGGGGCTGGGCCATCCCGCAGGGTTGATCGATGTGCTGCGCAGTGAAGGGCTGGCCTCCGCGCTTGAGCTCGAGGAAGTCATCACCCTGCTGGACCCGCGTGCACTGGACGATACCCGTACGCGTGAACACGGCACTTTCCAGGATCAGCTGACGCTGGCGGGGGGCGTGGTGCTCAGCAAGCGGGATCTGGCGACTGATGAGCAGCTGGCGGCCGCGCATGAGTTTCTGGAAGGGATGTGGCCGCGCAAGCGCTGGGTGGGTGAGCTGGGCAGAGCCGACGGCGAAAGTCAGCCGGCCCAGGCACGCATGGACGGTCAGGAGGTCGCGCTGATCGATTGGCTGCTGCCAGCAGGGCGTGAATCCCATCGCCAGGGCGGCTTGCACGCCAGCGACGCCCATCACGTCAGCGAAGATCGTGAGAACCAGCCCGAGATCAGCATGCCGGCTGCCCATCGCGCTGCGCGGGATAGGGCGCGTCTGGCGCAGGAGACCTCCACCAGTGAAAAGTTGTCAGCCTCAGGCGTGATGCCATTGCCCGGCGCACCGGTGATCGAGCAGGCCGAAGGGCTTGAGCATGCCAGTCTGGGATGGCGAATCGTGGCGGGCGAGGTGTTCGATCTTGATCAGCTGACCCGGTGGCTGGATGGACTGCCGCGCGACTGGCGGGTGAAGGGCATCTTTCACACGACGGAAGGCTGGCGCAGCTATAACCGTGCCAAGGGACGAGCCGAACTTGCGCCTTCCAGCTGGCGCGAGGACTCACGACTCGAGTTGATCGCACCGCTGGAGCAGCAGGGGCAGGAGGGGATGGCGACTGCGTTGCCGCTGGCGGATTCCCGTCAGCTGAATGCCGCCTTGCTGGCCTGTCGCAGCGAGGGTGCCGCCAGGCCCTTCAATTTCTTCGGCGAGTGA